The following DNA comes from Candidatus Bathyanammoxibius amoris.
ATACTTATATTCTTGAGCCTGAGGGTGAGCTTTGTCTCTCCTCTCGGCCAGTAGACATCTATGGTTCGAGGCACGTCGCATCCGTCTACGTCCTCGAAATCGTCAAACCGCGCCCTCATTCTGAGGCTGCCGTCGGGGTTATAAATGTCGTAGTTCGTTACGTTCAGGTTGTATCTGTCTACCGTGAGTTCATATCGGACTAATGCTTGCGAGTCTATCAGGCTGATGTGCCAGTATTTCGGGAGTACCTCAAACGATCTGACTGTAGCGTTTGGGGTGATATTTTCAAGTTCCAGGATGCCGGCAATCTCATTGGGCGAGAATTTTAGGCCCATATAGGTTATGTCCTGGTTGGACAGGCCTCTGTATAGTTTCTTTTCCTTGGGTACGTAGAGCCAGAACTCATGGCCATCCGACAGGATGTTGAATACAGTCTGAAAAAGTTTGGAAACGATTATCCTGAGACGTTTAGGTCTCTCCAGCCTTATGTAGGCCGTGCATGAGAGGGGCTCTTTGAGCTCCCGGGACATAAAGGTTACCTTTGCCTTGGCCTTAAGGGTGGAGATTTTTCTGGAATTTGACGCCACCGTCTCTCTTACCTCTTTGACGGTAAGCACCTTGGGAGGGCCTAGAGCGATGTGTTCCATGGCGGCGCAGCCGGCCAGCAGTGTTGCCAGCGTTATTAAGAAAGGAGAGATTGGCGAGCTATGTCTCAAACGCTAGAACCCCTTATAAAGCAAAGCCGCATGTATGCTGTTCCGTACCTGTACCTGTATATAGGTCTGTTTATTATTCACGTCAGCGTATGCGTCAGCCCCGGCCTCTGCTATGCGCAGGCCGCCGCATCTGGCTGGCCGATGTACCGGCTCGACGCCAGAAATACCGCTCAGAGCCAGTTCCCGGGCTCCCAAACAGGTAAACTCAAGTGGAGCTTCAAGACCGGCGGCCCCATAACCAGCTCCCCGTCCATCGGGCCTGATGGCACCGTTTACGTAGGCTCCAAGGACGGCAAGCTATACGCCGTCAGCCCTGGCGGCGAACTCAAGTGGACCTTTACCACTGGCGATGAGGTTGAGTCCTCACCCGCGATAGCTCAGGACGGCACCATCTATTTCGGCTCCTGGGACAACAACCTGTACGCGCTGAACCCCGACGGTACCAAAAAGTGGGCGACCTCGCTGGGTGCGGGTGTCCCGTCTTCACCCACGATCGGCGAACATGGCAACATATATATAGGCTCGTGGGATTGCAGGGTATATTCCTTAGACGCAAATGGCCAGATATGGTGGACCCTGCGCACACTGGACCACATCCTGTCAACACCTTCTGTCGCCCCTGACGGCACCATCTACTGCTGTTCCCAGGATGACAGTCTGTATGCCATGGAACCCGACGGCACGGGTAAATGGCGCTTCAGGACGCAGTACATTATAAATTCATCACCTGTCGTTGGCAAGGACGGAACAATCTACTTCACCTCTGAGGACGGGGCCCTTTATTCAGTCATGCCTGACGGTAACATGAAGTGGATATTTCAGACGGACCTGGACATCGACTCCTCCCCGGCGCTGGGTGATAACGGCATAATATACTTCGGTTCAGGGGAGAGGATGCTGTATGCCGTTGATATAGACGGCAAGGAGAAGTGGAAATACGACATAGGCGCCACCATCATCTCATCTCCTACGTTGGGCAAGGACGGTACGGTGTACGTAGGGGCTGCGGACAGTGTCTTCTATGCGATTGCCCCGGAGGGCGACCGCATTAAGTGGAGTTATAAGACGGGGGGGTCGTTTGATTTTTCGTCCGCGGCGATAGCCGAAGACGGTACCATATATGTTGGCTCCACCGACGGCGCGCTGTATGCGTTTGGTGATTGAGCCAGGCGGTATATCCTACTACACAGGAGGTTGCTTCGCTTCGCTCGCAATGACAGGTGGAGCGGTAAGTGTTCAGTGATGCAGGGTGCGTCTTGGCGCACCGGATGTTTCTCTTATAGAGCCAGCAGTTTCAACCGCAGCATATTCAGGGCTGATTTGGCGGCCATGAGTTTTATCCATTTCCGGGTGCCGTGGAACTGGAATTTTTTGGATTTTACCCCGTCCCGTGTGGCAATGGCACAGTACACAAGACCGACGCGTTCCTTCGGATGCCGGCTTGTAGGGCCCGCGGCGCCGGTTATGGACAGGCCCAGGTCTGCGCCCGCCTTCTCTCTGATGGATTTGGCCATCATCTTCGCGGTTCTGGCGTTGACCGCGCCCTTCTTGTCTATCTCGCTTTCCGGTAGTCCCGTGAGACGGGACTTGGAACGGTATGTATAGGTGACCATGTCTTCAAGGAGATAGCCTGACGCCCCCGGTACGTCGGTGAGGTAATTCCCCACCAATCCGCCGGTGCAGGATTCTGCCACTGCGATGGTCTTCTTGTGTTTCTTTAGTAACGCGGCCACCACGCCTTCGAGGGTGTCGTCACCGGTGCCGTAGACGGCGTCTCCCAGGAGGCGGCGTATCCGGGTCTCTGCGTCGTCCAGGGCCTTTCCCGCCCTTGTCTTGTCCTCCGCCTCCGCCGCAATCCGCAGCGTAATTGTGCCTTCATTCACCATTGTGCCGACGGAGGGCTTTGATTCGGGTGTCATCATGTGTCCTATCTTCTCGCCTATAGCGGCCTCGTGGATTCCAAAGACATGGAGCTTTCTATGGAGCCGGGCTATTGTGCTCTGTATCTCCGCGCGCAGGTGTGGACGCACCCAGTCCCGGAACATCCATTTCATTTCTATCGGTACACCCGGCATGCAGATAATCTCCCTGTTGTTGTGCCTGAGGGAGAAACCGGGCGCCGTGCCTATCCTGTTCGTTATGACGATAGAGCCCACCGGCATCATGGCCTGGCGGATGTTGGAAGACGGCATGTCCGCCTGCCGGCAGCGGAAGGTCTCCTTTATCTGGGCGAGGGCTGTCTCATCCCTTATCAGCGTCCTGCCCGTGGCCGTTGCAACGGCGTTCCGGGTGACGTCGTCGCGTGTAGGGCCGATGCCCCCGGTAATTACGACAAGATCGGCCCTCTCAAGGGCCCGTTCCACGGCGGAGCTTATTGCCGCGAGTTCGTCGGGTACGGTGGTATGGTGGAGAATGATCAGGCCGAGCCATGTGAGTTCTTCGGCCAGGTAGGTGGCGTTGGTGTTTACTACGTCGCCCTGTACGAGTTCACTGCCCGTAGTGATTATCTCTGCTGTCTTCATGCATGAAAGCGACAGGTAATTGTGTTACCGTACGGAACTGTAATAATTCCTACTTACTCACGGGGTGGGTAGTTGGGTTGAACCTGTTCGGTTATGGCATTGCTGACCCCTGCCTCGTTAAATGTGGCCATTTGTGTCAGCAGTTTTACGGAGGCCTCTACAAGTCCCATCGCCAGCACTGCCCCGGTGCCTTCTCCCAGGCACATCTCTAGGTCGAGTATGGGCCTCTTGCCGAGTTTCTCCAGTATTAGACGGTGGCCCCGTTCCCTGGAGAGATGGGACGCTATCAAATAACCCTTCACACGGGGCTCTATGTGGGCCGCCAGCAGGGCGCCTGCCGAGGATATGAAACCGTCTATGATTACAGGGCGCCTGTGCCTTGCCGCGCCGAGACATATCCCCGCGATGGCGCCGATTTCACATCCCCCGACCTTTGCGAGGACGTCTAAGGGGTCCTTCGGGTCGGGCTTATTTACTTCCAGGGCGGTTGCGACTATCTTGAGTTTATGGGCAAGGGCCGGGCCGTTAAGCCCCGTTCCCTGTCCCGTAGCCTCTTTTAAGTCTGCGCCGCTCAAGGCCGCGAGTATTGCGCTGCTGGGCGTGGTGTTTCCTATGCCCATATCGCCCACTGCGACCAGGTCAGCACCGTTCGGAAGCTCCTCTTCCAGTGTCTCTATGCCCAGCTCTACGGACCTTACCGCCTCTTCGGGGGACATTGCCGGCCCTGTCGCGATGTTCCCCGTGCCGTGGCGTATCTTTTTTATCTTTAAGAACCCCGGTTTCGATGGAAGCTCCCCCACCACACCGCAGTCTACAACCGTTACCCTGGCGCCTGAGTGTCTTGCCAGGACGTTCACGGCGGCACCGCCGCAAAGGAGGTTCTCTACCATTTGTCTGGTGACTTCCTGGGGAAAGGCGCTCACCCCCTCGGCAACCACGCCGTGGTCACCTGCCATGGTAAACACCACCTTGTCGGTGATTTCTCTGGTTCTTCTTATCGAGGCGTACAGCAGGGCGAGTTCCTCAAGCCGGCCAAGACTGCCTCGCGGGATGGCCCATCCATCTATCCTTGAGCGTATTTCTCCCTGCGGGTCTAAACTTAGTTCTTCGATACCGCGGGTGGTCTTCGTTAAGAGTTCCATCTTTAGGAAGAGAGTTCCAGAGTCCTTGGGAGGTCGCGTAGGGAACGGAGACCGAAGTATTCAAGAAATCTTTTGGTGGTTCCGTAGAGGAGGGGGCGTCCCAGTGTTTCGTCTTTGCCCACCACCTTTGCCAGGCCCTTGTCCATGAGGCTTCGTAACATCTGGCTCGATTCTACACCCCTGATGGCCTCTATGGTAGAACGGAGAATGGGTTGCTTGTAGGCGATGATGGATAGTGTCTCCATGGCCGCGGGTGAAAGCTTGGATTCCTGCGTCTTTTTCTCAAGTCTGGCGATCCACGGATGGTATTGCTGTCTTGAAAGCAGGAGGTAGCCGCCGGCTATTTCTTCTATCTGGAAGGCCCGGCCCGTGTCGTCGTAGTCTTTGCGCAACTGCTCGATGGTCTCAACGATCTTGCCCTTTCCATCGCCGATTATTTCTGTAAGTTTATTAGCAGTCAACGGTTGGTTAGTTGCGAAAAGTAGGGCCTCAATGACGGGACCCATCTCCTTATTTTCGCCTTCAGCGAGGTTTTCTTCTTTCATGGTATGGGTGGTTTCGTGGGTTTTGTCCTCTTGCGGATGCAGGCTTTCGATTGCCATAAGTAATTTAGTCCCTTGACGTGGGGGCCGCCGATAAGAATCTTATCTTTTGGCTGGCTATGCGTTTATATGTGTCTATGATAGTGCCCTTAAATATCTTCACCTGACCATTATAAAAATCTGTTATCTGGAACGCCTCTTCGGTCAGGAGCTTGCCGCGTTTATTGTAGGTGCTGAACATAAACTTCACTATACCAAAATCTCTACCGCTTCCATTAATCATTTCACCGACAAAGTGTGTCTCAAAGGAGTAGCTGCCCTGAAGCAGCTGGACGTTTTTATATGCAAAATCGAGCTCTATCTTGTTCCATTCCTTTGCCTTGTCCTTTTTCTTTTTCCTTTTTGTAATGCGCTTTTTTGCGGTGGGCTCTTTAGCTTTTTCTTCGGCTTTAGGCTCCTTCACGACCTCGGGTTTTTCCTTGGCCTCCGGTTTGGCCGCGTGCGGTTTTTCGACCAGCTTGTGAATCCCGCCCTTGTCTGCTTCTACGGCCTCTTTTACAGAGAACAAAGAACCTTCTTCTACCCCTTTTGCTCTGGGTTCCTTTGAGTGTTTAAGTCTCTTTTTCCTGTCTGCTTTGTGGGCCTCATCATAGGAGAATAGTGCTTCTTCTTTCTTTTCTTCGGCTTTTTCCGGTTTGGTTGCCGGCGCATGAGCTTCTCCGGCGCTCTTCTTGCCTTCAGGGTGAGCTGTGGTTTCCTTGGTGACCTTGCCGGTGCCTGCCGGCTCCTTCGCGGTTGCGGGTTTTTCCTTTACTGGACCGGCGGACACCTTCTCCCGAGAAGGCGCCCTGGAAGTGGGTTCTTTTGTTGTTGTTTGAGGAGACACACGTTTGTGGGGTGTACCAGATTTTTGTGTCTCTTGCGTAGTCGGCTTAGACGTGGTTTCTTGTGTTACACCTTCTGCAACAGAAAAGCTTACGAAGAAAAGTAGACAAAGTATGAACGAAACCAACCTCAAAACTGTGCTCCTTTTAGGTATTTATACTATAGCTGCCGACCAAATATATCATATAATCTCTTGTGTGTCAAAGGATTATATCTCAAAGGCTTGTGGTTTTAAACGTTGACATCTCGGACACTTTTGGATATTTATGTTACTGGTAGGGCGGTTTTTTGCTTCAAAGAACGGGTGGGAGCAGAAAGGGTAAAATAATATGATCAAGCTGTCCGGTTCGTATCGGCTTGCCTCTATTTCCTTGCCGGAATACGGGTTTCAGCTAAAGTCAGAAGATTTCAAGAGGTCCGGGGACGATTTCACGATATGGTTTCTGGAGGGGGTGCTGAAAAACAACCCGAACTACGTTGATTGCCTCTTGTATCTTGGAAATGCCTACACGGCCAGAGGAAGGTATAAAGACGGTTTAAAGGTTGACATGAAGCTTGCGGAACTCCAACCCGGTGACCCCATTGTACGCTACAATCTCGCCTGCAGCTATTGCCTCGTTGGTGATTTGGATGCCGCAATAAGGGTGTTGGAGATTGCGGTTGCACTTGGCTATGAGGACGTTCGACATCTGGAAAACGACAAGGACCTGGAAGGACTGAGGGGAGATAAGAGATACTGGGAACTTCTGGACAGGATTAAGGGGAAAGGCACGGTAACAGAGGACAAAGAAGGTAAGTAGGGCTCAGATTTCTTTGCTGCTGAGATGTTGAGTGTAGGCAACCAGAAGCCCCTCCAGTGTAAGGTGAGGAACGACCCCGGTTATTGTTGGTATTTCAGTTGCAAGGAGTTTTGCGTCTCCACCGGTTGCCAGGACGACAGGATCATCGCCCAGTTCCTCCAGCAGGTTTTTCACAATTTTCTCTATCGCTCCTACCATACCCCAGTAAATGCCGGAATTAACCGCCTCGTCCGTGTCTTTACCCAGGGTCTGCCGTGGTCTCTGTACCACAGATACCCGGGGCAGGAGGGCGGTCTGTGTATGCAAGGCTTCCGTGAGGGGTGCGAGCCCCGGTGTTATTACCCCGCCCAGAAATTCACCTTTTTTTGATATGGCGTCTATGGTTATGGCGGTTCCTGCGTCCACCACGATGGTTGAGGTGCCGGTCCTTTTGAAGGCGGCCATGGCATTAAGCAGCCTGTCCACCCCTGTTTTTTCTGGTTTCTTTGTCAGAACTGGTATGTTTAGGGGGACGTCTGCAGGGACCCTGAGAGGCGCTCTCTTCCACATGGAGGTCTTTAACCAGTTGCAAAAGGCGTCTTCCGCCTCAGGATTAACTGAGGCTAATATGCAGCCGGAGGCATTCTGCAGGATTGAGGGGTCTACAGAGAGACCCTTCAGGGGAGTGTCGGTGACGCTCGAGGTGAAGTGATTGACCAGGCGCCCGTTCTCGAGGTCAAACAGGCCCAGATGGACGTGTGTATTGCCAATGTCTACGGCGACTAGCATGGATGATTATTATGTGGTTGCGGTTTCCTGAGACCGTGTTTCACAGGGTAATGTCTTGAGTGTCTCGGCTATTACGTTAAGAAGGGTTTTAAGGTTGCTTCCTGTCTTGGAGGAAATGGTGTAGACAGGTTGTGATAGGGCCTTCTCCATCGATTTGGCCGTTTTCTCACGGTGGGCCTTATCTACAAGGTCTATTTTGTTGAGGACAATTATTTCCCCTTTTCTCGCGAGTTCAGGGTTGTGGTGCTTGAGCTCTTTTCTTATGGTACGATAGGCTTCAGCGGGGTCCGTGTCGTCCCTGGGGGCTATGTCAATCAGGTGTATCAGCAGCCTTGTACGTTCTACGTGGCGAAGGAACTTGTCTCCGAGGCCTACGCCGGTGTGGGCACCCTGGATGAGCCCGGGCAGGTCTGCCACCACTATCCTCCGGTATTCACCTATCTCTACAATGCCCAGATGGGGATAGAGTGTTGTAAACGGATATTCGGCGACCTTCGGGTGTGCCTTGGATATGCGGGAAAGCAGGGTAGATTTCCCTGCGTTGGGCATACCTATAATGCCGACGTCGGCGACAAGCTTTAGTTCCAGTTTGAGCCAGCGTTCCTGGCCTTTTTTGCCACTTTCGGCCGTGCGCGGCGTCCTGTTGGTTGAGGTGGCAAAGAATTTGTTCCCTTTACCGCCCCCGCCTCCCCTGGCGATGCGCACAGACTGCCCCGGTTCAGTTAGGTCTTTTAGCACCAGGCCGCTGTCTCTGTCCCTGACAACCGTGCCTACAGGGAGCGCGATAATCAGGTCTTTCCCCGAGCGGCCGTGCCTGTTTGCGCCCTCTCCGTGGCGGCCGTTCTCTGCAACGTATTTTACCCTGGAGGTAATGTCCATGAGTGTGTCTATTGCTTCGTTCGTATGGAGTATTACGTCGCCGCCTTTCCCTCCGTGCCCGCCATCGGGGCCGCCTTTCGGCACGAACTTCTCCCGCCTGAAACTCACGCAGCCGTGGCCGCCATCGCCTCCCGCGACATAGATTATAGCTTCATCTATAAACATCTTGAGGTGGTAGAAAAAAGGGGAGCAGTGTGTGTGCTCCCCTAGTGTGTACAAAAGGTTTCTATAACCGGGTTGTGGTTATGAGTTATAAATACTCACTCGTCTGCGGGATTCAAAACGCACGGTCCCGGTTATTTTGGCGAATAGGGTGTCATCGCGGCCGCGGCCCACATTAAAGCCGGGATGGAACTTGGTGCCGCACTGCCTGACTATTATGGAGCCTGCCTTGACAAGTTCTCCCCCATAGTGTTTTACTCCCCGGTACTGGGGGTTGCTGTCGCGTCCGTTTCTGCTGGAACCCTGTCCCTTTTTATGTGCCATTATTCTTACCTCTATTTATATTATACGATAATTTCTTTTATTTTCACCTGTGTAAAGCGCTGTCTGTGGCCCGCCTTTCTCCTGTAATCTTTTCTTCGTTTGAATTTGAAGACGTCTATCTTGTCTCCTTTCTTTGGGCCTTGAACCTCGCCCACCACCTTCGCTCCCTTGACAAGTGGTGTCCCGATCTTGCCATTGTCGTCCCCACCGATGGCCACTACTTCGTTAAACTCTATCTTGCTGTCCTTTTTCAGCCCTTCCGCCGAATCAATGAGGATGGTTTCTCCCAGCGTTACCTTATACTGTCTGCCTCTATCCTTTATTATTGCATACACCTGTTCACTCCTCCTCACAAGGTCGTAGGGTTGCCGTCAGAACCATAGTATTTCATTCGTATGTCGCCCATCCTCCATCCGTCTTCGGCAACACCTCTGATTGTTATCGTCTTGTTATAGTGGTCTTCAAGTTCGGATATCTGTTTTCTCTTCTGGTTCTGCAGGAACTGTACTACCGGGGTGTTTGTCACCACCTCGATGCTCTTAATTCCTTCGTTGTCAAGGACGGACCTTATGTTTCTCATTATTTTGAGGCTGAGGCTTTCTACGGTTTTTGTGAGCCCCGTTCCCCTGCACTCCGGGCACGGGTCGTGCAGTACGTCTCTCAGGCTGTGCTTAATCCGTTGCCTTGTGAGTTCTATGATGCCAAACCTTGACGTCTTAAGCATTTTTGTGCGCGCCCTGTCCTTCTTCAGGGCGTCGGCAAAGGCCCTTTCCACCGAACGCCTGTGGCCCTCCTGCTGCATATCAATAAAATCTATTATAATGACTCCTCCCAGGTCGCGCAAACGAATTTGTCGTGCGATCTCGCCCGTGGCCTCCATGTTGGTTTTAAAGGCGGTCTCTTCCGGGTCGGCTCCCTTTTTGAACCGTCCGCTGTTTACGTCTATTGCTACCAGGGCTTCTGTCTGCTCTATGACGAGGGACCCTCCTTGCTTCATGGGTATCTTTTTGTTGTTGATCCTTTCTATTTCTTCTTCGATGCGATGTTTGTGGAATATGGGCACCCTGGCCCTGTGCATTTTCACGATCTTTTCGTGTTTTGGCATGATCTGTTTCAAAAAATCTCTGGTCTTCCCATAAGTGTCGTGACTATCGACAATTATTTCTGTTATGTCAGGCGAGAAGATGTCTCTTATGGTCCTGATAACCAGGTCGCTTTCCTGGTAGATAAGTGACGGGACAAGACTGTTTGTAGTTCGTTCCTCTACCGCTTTCCACAGACGAAGCAGATAATTAAGGTCTTTGGAGAGATCTCTCTTGGTGTGACCCGTTCCAGCAGTACGAACGATTATGCCTATATTGGGGGGGGGCTTCAGCTCTTTTGCGACCTGTTTAAGCCGTGCGCGTTCCTCCTCATCTAGAATCTTTCTCGATACGCCATGTCTGGAGGTGTAGGGCATGAGGACCAGGTAGCGGCCCGGCAGGCTTATATAGGTGGTGAGGCTTGGCCCCTTTTCTCCGACACCTTCCCTGATTACTTGTACCAGAAGTTCCTGTCCCGGCTTGAGCAGGGACAGTATTCGCTTCTGTTCCCTCCTGTTGCGGGGCTTCTCCGTCTTTTCTTCCTTCTTCTCGCAAGCGGTGTCCAGTACCTCGCTTACATGAAGGAAACCGTTTCTTTTTAGCCCTATGTCTACAAAGGCAGCCTCCAGGCTGGGCTCTACGTTTGACACCCTGCCCATGTAGATGTTTCCCACGGCCTGTCCCTTGGACACACGTTCGATATAGAGTTCTTCGAGCGTATTGTTTTCCAAGATGGCTATGCGGCTTTCTTCGGGTTCTACCGCGTTTATCAGCATCCTTTTTCTCATCGTTTAGTTTGCTCCATTGGATGGAGAGAGATGGACTGCGCTTCTTATTATCCTCGGTGTACGGCCTGTATCCATTTCCAGTCCGAGGGCCTTAAGGACCTCATCAGGACGTGCCGTGCCATCCCCGGTAGGTCTTAGTTTCAGCAGGAGGGTACTGTTCTCCAGAGTGATGGATACTATTGAGGGGCGAAGATCAAAAAGCCTTTTTCCACCTTTCCTTTTCCTAAGAATTTGAATCTTTTTTTCAGCAAGTAACTGATTAATTTTTTTCCGTGTAAGTTCTTCAGGAAGGTCCCACTTGATTTGATAGACCAGTGCGTCTACTCGTGAAGGGCTTCCCGGGGTGATTGGCTCGGCCGAGATTATTCTGATACCAGGCGCAAGTTGTGCCTGAAGCTGCTCCTGCAATCTCTCCGGGGCAATCCACCGGGAAAGTTCGAGCTCTAGAATCTCATCAACAGCCTCTATTCCCAGGGCCAGGGCCGAGGGGAAAGACATCTTTGGCCGCGGGTTAAATCCCTGACTCATGCCGATGGGGATGTCGGCCCTCCTGATGGCCCTTTCAAACAGCCTCATCAGGTCGTGATGGGAGATGAACTTTAAGACCCCGGTCTTCTGGAATCTGAGTCTAACCCTTATGTGCTGGGTCCTTCCTACAATATTTTGTTCTTGCAACTTATAGAAACCTGCCATGGGCTACGTCTGGAAGGCCGGCATGAGGTTCTTACCTAGAAGGCCTCGGGGAGGATCTCTTTGGTAATTTCTCTCAGGTGGCGTACAGATTTCTCCGGGTCGGCAAATCTGGACACCTCTTCTGCCACTTCTCTAGCCCTTTCATAAGTAATGGTGCGTATAACCTTTTTTAGTGCGGGGATTATGGTAGGCGGGGCCACACTGAACTCTGTCAGACCCAGGCCTACTAAAAGCACCAGATATTCTAATTCGCTGCCCATCTCGCCACACATTGACACGGGAATGTTGTTGTCTTCGGCGACTTCGATGGTCATCGTGAGCAGCCTCAGGATGGCCGGATGCGCGGGGCAGTACATATTGGCCACTGTCTCATTATCCCGGTCTATGGCGAGAGAGTACTGGACGAGGTCGTTTGTGCCGATACTAAAGAAGTCCGCTTCCTTTGCCAGTACGTCCGCTATCAGAATAGACGCGGGCACCTCCATCATAACCCCCATAGGTATATTCTCGTCAAAAGGTAGTCCCCTTCTATCCAGTTCATCCATCGCCTCTTTTACCATTTTCTTTGCCCTCTGGAACTCTTGCAGGGAGGATATAAGGGGGAAGAGTATCTTTACGTTCTTCTTCAGGGCTGACGCCCTGAGAATCGCCATTAGTTGGGTGTTAAATATATTCGGGTGCTCAAAGCAATAACGTATGGAACGACACCCCAGGAACGGGTTTGCTTCCCTGTAGTTGTTGCCATTAAAAAATTTATCGGCCCCCAGGTCTACCGTCCTTACGACGATAGGACTCGTCTCAAGCTGCTCCACGGATTCAATGTAGGCCTTG
Coding sequences within:
- a CDS encoding type III pantothenate kinase, producing the protein MLVAVDIGNTHVHLGLFDLENGRLVNHFTSSVTDTPLKGLSVDPSILQNASGCILASVNPEAEDAFCNWLKTSMWKRAPLRVPADVPLNIPVLTKKPEKTGVDRLLNAMAAFKRTGTSTIVVDAGTAITIDAISKKGEFLGGVITPGLAPLTEALHTQTALLPRVSVVQRPRQTLGKDTDEAVNSGIYWGMVGAIEKIVKNLLEELGDDPVVLATGGDAKLLATEIPTITGVVPHLTLEGLLVAYTQHLSSKEI
- the rpmA gene encoding 50S ribosomal protein L27, with the translated sequence MAHKKGQGSSRNGRDSNPQYRGVKHYGGELVKAGSIIVRQCGTKFHPGFNVGRGRDDTLFAKITGTVRFESRRRVSIYNS
- a CDS encoding DUF4292 domain-containing protein, whose translation is MRHSSPISPFLITLATLLAGCAAMEHIALGPPKVLTVKEVRETVASNSRKISTLKAKAKVTFMSRELKEPLSCTAYIRLERPKRLRIIVSKLFQTVFNILSDGHEFWLYVPKEKKLYRGLSNQDITYMGLKFSPNEIAGILELENITPNATVRSFEVLPKYWHISLIDSQALVRYELTVDRYNLNVTNYDIYNPDGSLRMRARFDDFEDVDGCDVPRTIDVYWPRGETKLTLRLKNISINEELNPKIFRFTMPKNVNVIRLSKRRKTFLPGDVRDYTRIMATVNIR
- a CDS encoding Rne/Rng family ribonuclease — protein: MRKRMLINAVEPEESRIAILENNTLEELYIERVSKGQAVGNIYMGRVSNVEPSLEAAFVDIGLKRNGFLHVSEVLDTACEKKEEKTEKPRNRREQKRILSLLKPGQELLVQVIREGVGEKGPSLTTYISLPGRYLVLMPYTSRHGVSRKILDEEERARLKQVAKELKPPPNIGIIVRTAGTGHTKRDLSKDLNYLLRLWKAVEERTTNSLVPSLIYQESDLVIRTIRDIFSPDITEIIVDSHDTYGKTRDFLKQIMPKHEKIVKMHRARVPIFHKHRIEEEIERINNKKIPMKQGGSLVIEQTEALVAIDVNSGRFKKGADPEETAFKTNMEATGEIARQIRLRDLGGVIIIDFIDMQQEGHRRSVERAFADALKKDRARTKMLKTSRFGIIELTRQRIKHSLRDVLHDPCPECRGTGLTKTVESLSLKIMRNIRSVLDNEGIKSIEVVTNTPVVQFLQNQKRKQISELEDHYNKTITIRGVAEDGWRMGDIRMKYYGSDGNPTTL
- a CDS encoding competence/damage-inducible protein A, encoding MKTAEIITTGSELVQGDVVNTNATYLAEELTWLGLIILHHTTVPDELAAISSAVERALERADLVVITGGIGPTRDDVTRNAVATATGRTLIRDETALAQIKETFRCRQADMPSSNIRQAMMPVGSIVITNRIGTAPGFSLRHNNREIICMPGVPIEMKWMFRDWVRPHLRAEIQSTIARLHRKLHVFGIHEAAIGEKIGHMMTPESKPSVGTMVNEGTITLRIAAEAEDKTRAGKALDDAETRIRRLLGDAVYGTGDDTLEGVVAALLKKHKKTIAVAESCTGGLVGNYLTDVPGASGYLLEDMVTYTYRSKSRLTGLPESEIDKKGAVNARTAKMMAKSIREKAGADLGLSITGAAGPTSRHPKERVGLVYCAIATRDGVKSKKFQFHGTRKWIKLMAAKSALNMLRLKLLAL
- the obgE gene encoding GTPase ObgE, with the protein product MYTLGEHTHCSPFFYHLKMFIDEAIIYVAGGDGGHGCVSFRREKFVPKGGPDGGHGGKGGDVILHTNEAIDTLMDITSRVKYVAENGRHGEGANRHGRSGKDLIIALPVGTVVRDRDSGLVLKDLTEPGQSVRIARGGGGGKGNKFFATSTNRTPRTAESGKKGQERWLKLELKLVADVGIIGMPNAGKSTLLSRISKAHPKVAEYPFTTLYPHLGIVEIGEYRRIVVADLPGLIQGAHTGVGLGDKFLRHVERTRLLIHLIDIAPRDDTDPAEAYRTIRKELKHHNPELARKGEIIVLNKIDLVDKAHREKTAKSMEKALSQPVYTISSKTGSNLKTLLNVIAETLKTLPCETRSQETATT
- the cobT gene encoding nicotinate-nucleotide--dimethylbenzimidazole phosphoribosyltransferase, coding for MELLTKTTRGIEELSLDPQGEIRSRIDGWAIPRGSLGRLEELALLYASIRRTREITDKVVFTMAGDHGVVAEGVSAFPQEVTRQMVENLLCGGAAVNVLARHSGARVTVVDCGVVGELPSKPGFLKIKKIRHGTGNIATGPAMSPEEAVRSVELGIETLEEELPNGADLVAVGDMGIGNTTPSSAILAALSGADLKEATGQGTGLNGPALAHKLKIVATALEVNKPDPKDPLDVLAKVGGCEIGAIAGICLGAARHRRPVIIDGFISSAGALLAAHIEPRVKGYLIASHLSRERGHRLILEKLGKRPILDLEMCLGEGTGAVLAMGLVEASVKLLTQMATFNEAGVSNAITEQVQPNYPPRE
- a CDS encoding PQQ-binding-like beta-propeller repeat protein, whose translation is MSQTLEPLIKQSRMYAVPYLYLYIGLFIIHVSVCVSPGLCYAQAAASGWPMYRLDARNTAQSQFPGSQTGKLKWSFKTGGPITSSPSIGPDGTVYVGSKDGKLYAVSPGGELKWTFTTGDEVESSPAIAQDGTIYFGSWDNNLYALNPDGTKKWATSLGAGVPSSPTIGEHGNIYIGSWDCRVYSLDANGQIWWTLRTLDHILSTPSVAPDGTIYCCSQDDSLYAMEPDGTGKWRFRTQYIINSSPVVGKDGTIYFTSEDGALYSVMPDGNMKWIFQTDLDIDSSPALGDNGIIYFGSGERMLYAVDIDGKEKWKYDIGATIISSPTLGKDGTVYVGAADSVFYAIAPEGDRIKWSYKTGGSFDFSSAAIAEDGTIYVGSTDGALYAFGD
- the scpB gene encoding SMC-Scp complex subunit ScpB, which gives rise to MAIESLHPQEDKTHETTHTMKEENLAEGENKEMGPVIEALLFATNQPLTANKLTEIIGDGKGKIVETIEQLRKDYDDTGRAFQIEEIAGGYLLLSRQQYHPWIARLEKKTQESKLSPAAMETLSIIAYKQPILRSTIEAIRGVESSQMLRSLMDKGLAKVVGKDETLGRPLLYGTTKRFLEYFGLRSLRDLPRTLELSS
- the rplU gene encoding 50S ribosomal protein L21, producing MYAIIKDRGRQYKVTLGETILIDSAEGLKKDSKIEFNEVVAIGGDDNGKIGTPLVKGAKVVGEVQGPKKGDKIDVFKFKRRKDYRRKAGHRQRFTQVKIKEIIV